One Cellulosimicrobium protaetiae genomic region harbors:
- the nrdG gene encoding anaerobic ribonucleoside-triphosphate reductase activating protein, giving the protein MARTPGPGWRSDRVSRGYVADYKPFVMVDGEGVRCSLYVSGCLFACEGCFNEAAWSFRYGRPYDDALEDRVLADLAHPAVQGLSLLGGEPFLNTGVCLRVVRRLRADHGDRKDVWCWTGYTLEELREGTADQRALLAEVDVLVDGRFELARRDLTLAFRGSTNQRVLDARASLATGRAVAWPRLPDAGRAPGASLAS; this is encoded by the coding sequence GTGGCGCGCACCCCCGGCCCCGGCTGGCGCTCGGACCGCGTCAGCCGGGGATACGTCGCGGACTACAAGCCGTTCGTCATGGTCGACGGCGAGGGCGTGCGCTGCTCGCTGTACGTGAGCGGGTGCCTCTTCGCGTGCGAGGGCTGCTTCAACGAGGCCGCGTGGAGCTTCCGCTACGGGCGGCCGTACGACGACGCCCTGGAGGACCGCGTCCTCGCCGACCTCGCGCACCCCGCCGTGCAGGGCCTGTCCCTGCTCGGCGGGGAGCCGTTCCTCAACACGGGCGTGTGCCTGCGGGTCGTGCGCCGGCTGCGCGCGGACCACGGCGACCGCAAGGACGTGTGGTGCTGGACGGGCTACACGCTCGAGGAGCTGCGGGAAGGGACCGCGGACCAGCGCGCGCTGCTCGCCGAGGTCGACGTGCTCGTCGACGGCCGGTTCGAGCTCGCGCGCCGCGACCTCACGCTCGCGTTCCGCGGCAGCACGAACCAGCGCGTGCTCGACGCGCGCGCGTCGCTCGCGACGGGCCGCGCCGTCGCGTGGCCGCGCCTGCCCGACGCCGGGCGCGCCCCCGGTGCGTCGCTCGCCTCCTAG
- a CDS encoding ABC transporter permease, whose product MRTGVAKFLADTWAVFTREILLVLRDPFTLIFSLLQPLIFLGLFGPLLTGAVGGFGGGAPGGGGSTAETLQWFVPGVIVMISLFGTSMSGSNLLYEMMTGSYERVLATPLDRSAILVGRSLKEFAPLVVQGLLIALVCVPFGFTLYPLHLLVGLLLLGLFGIGVGALSIALALAAKNREWLFWGVQQSLLFPLLILSGMMLPLEAGPAWMRTAALFNPLTYIVDAERALLAGTFASTDVLWGFVAAAVTCVVGLWVGIRRTRKTV is encoded by the coding sequence CTGCGGACCGGGGTCGCGAAGTTCCTCGCCGACACCTGGGCCGTCTTCACGCGCGAGATCCTGCTCGTGCTGCGGGACCCCTTCACGCTGATCTTCTCGCTGCTCCAGCCGCTGATCTTCCTCGGCCTGTTCGGCCCGCTGCTCACGGGCGCGGTCGGCGGGTTCGGGGGCGGGGCGCCCGGCGGTGGCGGGTCGACGGCCGAGACGCTCCAGTGGTTCGTCCCCGGCGTGATCGTCATGATCTCGCTGTTCGGGACCTCGATGAGCGGGTCGAACCTGCTCTACGAGATGATGACCGGCTCCTACGAGCGCGTCCTCGCGACGCCGCTCGACCGCTCCGCGATCCTCGTCGGCCGTTCCCTCAAGGAGTTCGCGCCGCTCGTCGTGCAGGGCCTGCTCATCGCGCTCGTCTGCGTCCCGTTCGGGTTCACGCTCTACCCGCTGCACCTGCTCGTCGGGCTGCTGCTGCTCGGGCTGTTCGGCATCGGTGTGGGGGCGCTGTCCATCGCGCTCGCGCTCGCCGCGAAGAACCGCGAGTGGCTGTTCTGGGGCGTGCAGCAGTCGCTGCTGTTCCCGCTCCTCATCCTGTCCGGGATGATGCTGCCGCTCGAGGCCGGCCCGGCGTGGATGCGCACGGCGGCACTGTTCAACCCGCTGACGTACATCGTGGACGCCGAGCGTGCGTTGCTCGCCGGGACGTTCGCGAGCACGGACGTGCTCTGGGGCTTCGTCGCCGCGGCGGTGACGTGCGTCGTCGGCCTGTGGGTCGGCATCCGCCGCACGCGCAAGACCGTCTGA
- a CDS encoding TetR/AcrR family transcriptional regulator — protein sequence MTTDRTDERDGDLAPSGTPQTSPAPPEPEEPERPRGVVAAADAGVASAVQAAEHARAQFTEVVRTPEITRRLALLWDPPAPATRGRKPRLTLDDVVKAGTAVAQEGGLDALSMRRVATELGVGAMSLYTYVPGRTELVDLMIDRAYAELDLPAAGAPWRAALAQYAHELWNLYLRHPWILQTNMWRAPLAPHVLDAQEAGLRTIVDTGLSELQVVDTLGLVDNYVQGLARATVAERTERDATGVGNDEYWTTLGSFWEDWFDVERYPVMTRVYVAGGFDAPQGPFDASLDRLLDAVEMAIDRANTPGPR from the coding sequence GTGACGACCGACCGCACCGACGAGCGCGACGGCGACCTCGCGCCGTCGGGCACCCCGCAGACCTCGCCCGCACCCCCGGAGCCGGAGGAGCCGGAGCGACCGCGCGGCGTCGTCGCGGCCGCGGACGCCGGGGTCGCCTCCGCCGTGCAGGCCGCCGAGCACGCACGGGCCCAGTTCACCGAGGTCGTCCGGACGCCCGAGATCACGCGCCGCCTCGCGCTCCTGTGGGACCCGCCCGCGCCCGCGACGCGCGGGCGCAAGCCGCGCCTCACGCTCGACGACGTCGTGAAGGCCGGGACCGCCGTCGCGCAGGAGGGCGGGCTCGACGCGCTGTCCATGCGCCGCGTCGCGACCGAGCTCGGTGTCGGCGCGATGTCGCTGTACACCTACGTGCCCGGTCGCACCGAGCTCGTCGACCTCATGATCGACCGCGCGTACGCCGAGCTCGACCTGCCCGCGGCGGGCGCGCCGTGGCGGGCCGCGCTCGCGCAGTACGCGCACGAGCTGTGGAACCTCTACCTGCGCCACCCGTGGATCCTGCAGACCAACATGTGGCGCGCCCCGCTCGCGCCCCACGTGCTCGACGCCCAGGAGGCGGGGCTGCGCACGATCGTCGACACCGGCCTCTCCGAGCTCCAGGTCGTCGACACGCTCGGCCTCGTCGACAACTACGTCCAGGGCCTCGCGCGCGCCACCGTCGCCGAGCGGACCGAGCGGGACGCGACCGGCGTCGGCAACGACGAGTACTGGACGACGCTCGGCAGCTTCTGGGAGGACTGGTTCGACGTCGAGCGCTACCCCGTCATGACCCGCGTCTACGTCGCGGGCGGGTTCGACGCGCCGCAGGGCCCGTTCGACGCGAGCCTCGACCGCCTGCTCGACGCCGTCGAGATGGCGATCGACCGCGCGAACACTCCCGGGCCGAGGTAG
- a CDS encoding cytochrome P450 codes for MSDTETVQGTRDRAGRVVVRRHAEVVAAAQDPGLFSSAASAHLQVPNGLDGAAHARARRLLDPFFAPDELAWLGPVLDDLAVGLVADVAGGAFDAVELGARYAVRAQSAWLGWPADLEADLLDWVAENRAATRSGDRAWTGRVAARFDRIVRGLLDARRAGATAGPATSGPERDDASATGGPDVTARLLAQQDDDGPAWTDEELVSILRNWTGGDLSSLALCAGVVVHWLAEHPAHQHHLRDAPDPALDAAVDEILRLDDPFVSNRRVATRDTVVAGCPVAAGEQVVLDWREANRDREAFDDPGAYDPEGHADRNLVYGTGPHVCPGRPLATLELRVLVRRLLRAGTVVHDDARPAERETAPVAGFRTVPVRVVAAP; via the coding sequence GTGAGCGACACCGAGACGGTGCAGGGGACGCGGGACCGCGCGGGGAGGGTCGTCGTGCGGCGGCACGCCGAGGTGGTCGCGGCGGCGCAGGACCCCGGGCTCTTCTCCAGCGCCGCGTCCGCCCACCTCCAGGTGCCCAACGGGCTCGACGGCGCGGCGCACGCGCGGGCGCGGCGTCTGCTCGACCCGTTCTTCGCCCCGGACGAGCTCGCGTGGCTCGGGCCGGTGCTCGACGACCTCGCCGTCGGCCTGGTTGCCGACGTCGCGGGCGGTGCGTTCGACGCCGTCGAGCTCGGCGCGCGCTACGCCGTGCGGGCGCAGTCGGCGTGGCTCGGCTGGCCCGCCGACCTCGAGGCCGACCTGCTCGACTGGGTCGCCGAGAACCGCGCCGCCACGCGCTCCGGCGACCGCGCGTGGACGGGCCGCGTCGCCGCGCGCTTCGACCGCATCGTCCGCGGCCTGCTCGACGCCCGCCGCGCCGGCGCGACGGCCGGTCCGGCAACGAGCGGTCCGGAGCGCGACGACGCGAGCGCCACCGGCGGTCCCGACGTCACCGCCCGCCTGCTCGCCCAACAGGACGACGACGGTCCGGCCTGGACGGACGAGGAGCTCGTCTCGATCCTGCGCAACTGGACCGGGGGAGACCTGTCCTCGCTCGCTCTGTGCGCGGGCGTCGTCGTGCACTGGCTGGCCGAGCACCCCGCGCACCAGCACCACCTGCGCGACGCACCCGACCCCGCGCTCGACGCGGCGGTCGACGAGATCCTGCGCCTCGACGACCCGTTCGTCTCCAACCGGCGCGTCGCGACGCGCGACACCGTCGTCGCCGGGTGTCCGGTCGCGGCGGGCGAGCAGGTCGTGCTCGACTGGCGCGAGGCCAACCGCGACCGGGAGGCGTTCGACGACCCCGGTGCCTACGACCCGGAGGGCCACGCCGACCGCAACCTCGTCTACGGCACCGGCCCCCACGTGTGCCCGGGCCGTCCGCTCGCGACGCTCGAGCTGCGCGTGCTCGTCCGCCGTCTCCTGCGCGCGGGGACGGTCGTGCACGACGACGCCCGCCCGGCCGAGCGCGAGACCGCGCCTGTCGCGGGCTTCCGCACGGTCCCGGTACGCGTCGTCGCCGCCCCCTGA
- a CDS encoding ABC transporter ATP-binding protein gives MIRARGLTKTFHRKKETVEAVKGIDVDVREGELVAFLGPNGAGKSTTLRMLTSLLEPTAGTAEVAGYDVSRDPARVRSRIGFIGQGNGGGYSYRVLDELHNQGRFYGLPPAEYARRAADLLAALDLGGLEKRTVQSLSGGQRRRLDVALGLMNHPPLLFLDEPTTGLDPHARANLWEHIAAMRERYGMTIVLTTHYLDEADSMAERVVVIDHGEIIADATPDALKHSHADDVITLAVVPAPGAGSLPGGAPGERSGAVPDVVGRVRASLTEDVGQVETTSGADGVVSVRISTTHGADRLPEAIEALRVGGLAVRSAELQQASLDDVFLNLTGRSLREEAARARAPTSRPRPAGRRRAPTRSCGPGSRSSSPTPGPSSRARSCSCCGTPSR, from the coding sequence GTGATCCGAGCCCGTGGCCTGACCAAGACCTTCCACCGCAAGAAAGAGACCGTCGAGGCCGTCAAGGGAATCGACGTCGACGTCCGGGAGGGCGAGCTCGTCGCCTTCCTCGGTCCCAACGGGGCCGGCAAGTCCACGACCCTGAGGATGCTGACGAGCCTCCTCGAACCGACCGCCGGGACCGCCGAGGTCGCTGGCTACGACGTCTCCCGCGACCCGGCCCGGGTCCGCTCCCGCATCGGCTTCATCGGCCAGGGCAACGGGGGCGGGTACTCCTACCGCGTGCTCGACGAGCTGCACAACCAGGGCCGCTTCTACGGCCTGCCGCCCGCCGAGTACGCGCGGCGCGCCGCCGACCTGCTCGCCGCGCTCGACCTCGGCGGGCTCGAGAAGCGCACGGTCCAGTCGCTCTCGGGCGGCCAGCGGCGTCGGCTCGACGTCGCGCTCGGGCTCATGAACCACCCGCCGCTGCTGTTCCTCGACGAGCCGACGACCGGCCTCGACCCGCACGCCCGCGCCAACCTGTGGGAGCACATCGCCGCGATGCGCGAGCGGTACGGCATGACGATCGTCCTCACCACGCACTACCTCGACGAGGCCGACAGCATGGCCGAGCGCGTCGTCGTCATCGACCACGGCGAGATCATCGCCGACGCCACGCCGGACGCGCTCAAGCACAGCCACGCCGACGACGTCATCACGCTCGCGGTGGTCCCCGCGCCGGGCGCCGGCAGCCTCCCGGGCGGAGCCCCGGGCGAGAGGTCGGGCGCGGTGCCCGACGTCGTCGGCCGCGTCCGCGCGTCCCTCACCGAGGACGTGGGCCAGGTCGAGACCACGAGCGGCGCCGACGGCGTCGTGTCCGTCCGGATCTCCACGACCCACGGCGCCGACCGGCTGCCCGAGGCCATCGAGGCGCTGCGCGTCGGCGGCCTGGCCGTGCGCTCGGCCGAGCTCCAGCAGGCGAGCCTCGACGACGTATTCCTCAACCTCACCGGCCGCAGCCTGCGAGAGGAGGCCGCACGAGCACGCGCACCGACCTCTCGTCCCCGGCCAGCCGGACGACGCCGGGCACCGACGCGTTCCTGCGGACCGGGGTCGCGAAGTTCCTCGCCGACACCTGGGCCGTCTTCACGCGCGAGATCCTGCTCGTGCTGCGGGACCCCTTCACGCTGA